In Alphaproteobacteria bacterium, one DNA window encodes the following:
- the tadA gene encoding Flp pilus assembly complex ATPase component TadA: MNGYETSARGPAVNGENVAHIVSGPSLPLSQANGKKEGKGWFSGIRRAAGDQSQPALVKSATIPASHPIKASVTSDPSVHSRHNSKIPRATPSHESGAAALTSLESISASMPHTAEHSPSGNAAHKPVVPAAPLSHVSGSAAFMSLESVPFTDLYLRLDESGDIRYLIKFRRQYAESHAASSSNARHTGCLPGMGKGLSAPVLAEMHDLLIMVKARLSQEPEAAVEYKGMRFRASSQTMADGEHWVCMRRINNTILHPDKLGLDPNLLPHLMNLGRRDGLVLVAGPTCNGKTTTAVSLLREYLIQYGGIGFTVEDPVEYNLQGHHGSSGYCFQSEIRGEEDWAEYIKRSLRWSPQYILVGEIRTPRAAEELLRAATTGHLVITTVHAGSIQEALSGILFLAEQAMGKGVETIFANSLTAIIFQQLLPQGLHAKFLVTEEGNTGDPIRAVIREGKLGAVVSYTDRIAARIAAGHQTT; this comes from the coding sequence ATGAACGGATATGAGACATCGGCGCGTGGACCGGCAGTAAATGGCGAAAATGTCGCCCATATCGTCAGTGGCCCATCGCTGCCGCTGAGCCAGGCCAATGGCAAGAAAGAAGGCAAAGGCTGGTTCTCGGGCATCAGGCGTGCGGCTGGAGATCAATCTCAACCAGCCCTTGTCAAGTCGGCGACCATCCCAGCGTCACATCCGATCAAGGCTTCTGTGACGTCCGACCCCTCTGTCCATTCGAGGCATAATTCCAAGATTCCTCGGGCAACACCTTCTCACGAGTCGGGAGCTGCAGCTTTGACATCGCTGGAATCCATATCGGCCTCAATGCCACATACGGCGGAACACTCGCCATCGGGGAATGCGGCTCATAAACCGGTGGTGCCTGCGGCGCCGCTTTCTCATGTGTCGGGCAGCGCCGCCTTTATGTCGCTTGAATCCGTGCCGTTCACCGATCTGTATCTTAGACTCGATGAAAGCGGCGATATCCGTTATCTCATCAAATTCCGTCGCCAATATGCGGAAAGCCATGCGGCTTCATCTTCGAATGCACGTCATACGGGATGCTTACCGGGTATGGGCAAGGGATTGTCTGCGCCAGTGCTGGCAGAAATGCATGATCTTTTGATCATGGTCAAGGCGCGCCTGTCGCAAGAACCAGAGGCGGCGGTGGAATATAAGGGGATGCGTTTCCGTGCCTCCAGCCAGACCATGGCCGATGGTGAGCATTGGGTGTGTATGCGCCGGATCAACAATACGATTCTGCATCCCGATAAGCTGGGTCTTGATCCAAACCTACTGCCGCATCTGATGAATTTAGGTAGGCGCGATGGCTTGGTTCTTGTGGCTGGCCCTACTTGCAACGGCAAGACCACAACGGCGGTCAGTCTGTTGCGCGAATATCTGATTCAATATGGGGGCATTGGCTTTACCGTTGAAGACCCTGTCGAATACAACCTGCAAGGCCATCACGGCAGCAGCGGCTATTGCTTTCAGTCCGAGATCCGTGGCGAAGAGGACTGGGCCGAATATATCAAGCGGTCATTGCGTTGGTCTCCACAATATATCTTGGTTGGTGAAATTCGGACGCCGCGCGCGGCCGAGGAATTGTTGCGCGCTGCCACCACGGGCCACTTGGTGATTACCACCGTCCATGCCGGTTCAATTCAAGAGGCGCTGTCGGGAATCCTGTTCCTGGCCGAGCAAGCCATGGGCAAGGGGGTGGAGACAATTTTTGCCAACAGCCTGACCGCCATTATATTTCAACAACTTTTGCCCCAGGGGTTGCATGCGAAGTTCCTGGTGACGGAAGAGGGCAATACCGGCGATCCCATCCGCGCGGTCATTCGCGAGGGTAAATTAGGGGCTGTGGTCAGTTACACGGATCGTATCGCTGCCCGCATCGCCGCCGGACATCAAACCACATAG
- the tadA gene encoding Flp pilus assembly complex ATPase component TadA — translation MGMPLRELKFMDIYIRLDQPGEPRYRPLARDMSNLWTRPLPEEFHGDCLALTQTLAHSNLEKADMAFAYDGMRFRVSHQMTSKGERWAILRRIKENIPTMESLSFAEHITTYLRQLGRRDGLIILSGATGHGKTTTCFSLLKDYLTRLGGVAITVEDPVEYALEGPCGDNGYCYQVQVDNEDWATPLKLALRWTPRFMMVGEVRSPRAAEQILRAATTGHLVLTTIHAGSIEESLMGLMHLAEQSMGRGAEAMLAAGLTGALHQTLGPSGPFLRYVITEEANNGDPVRNLIREQKVGMINTYIDMQIARLNTMASRKNQSPHG, via the coding sequence ATGGGCATGCCGCTGCGCGAACTGAAATTCATGGACATCTACATCCGGTTGGACCAGCCTGGTGAGCCGCGTTATCGTCCATTGGCGCGCGATATGTCCAATTTATGGACCAGGCCCTTGCCCGAGGAATTTCATGGCGACTGCCTCGCTCTGACGCAGACCCTGGCGCATAGCAATTTGGAAAAAGCCGATATGGCGTTTGCCTATGACGGCATGCGGTTTCGCGTGTCTCATCAGATGACCTCAAAAGGCGAACGCTGGGCCATTTTGCGCCGGATCAAGGAAAACATCCCGACGATGGAGTCATTGTCTTTTGCCGAGCATATCACCACTTATTTGCGCCAATTGGGCCGCCGCGATGGACTTATCATCCTTTCGGGAGCCACAGGACACGGTAAAACGACCACCTGCTTCTCGTTGCTCAAGGACTATCTGACGCGCCTGGGCGGCGTTGCCATCACGGTCGAAGATCCGGTGGAATACGCGCTTGAAGGGCCATGCGGTGATAACGGATATTGCTATCAGGTCCAAGTTGATAACGAAGATTGGGCCACGCCGCTGAAGCTGGCTTTGCGCTGGACGCCGCGCTTTATGATGGTGGGCGAGGTGCGTTCGCCGCGCGCCGCCGAGCAGATCTTACGCGCCGCCACCACGGGGCATTTGGTGCTGACCACCATTCATGCCGGCTCGATCGAAGAAAGTCTGATGGGCCTGATGCATTTGGCCGAGCAAAGCATGGGCCGGGGTGCCGAAGCGATGCTTGCCGCCGGACTGACCGGTGCCTTGCACCAGACCCTAGGCCCCAGCGGCCCCTTTTTACGTTATGTGATCACCGAAGAGGCTAATAACGGCGATCCCGTGCGCAATCTGATTCGCGAGCAAAAAGTGGGTATGATCAATACCTATATCGACATGCAAATCGCTCGCCTCAACACCATGGCCAGCCGGAAAAACCAATCGCCGCACGGGTAA
- a CDS encoding exodeoxyribonuclease III, whose protein sequence is MRLLTWNINSVRLRLPLLLRLVEKERPDIVCLQETKTPDEFFPLEPLQQRGYVHHAIRGMKGYNGVAILSLHPLNSILHHDWANKTDCRHISAMLQDGTDIHCVYVPAGGDIPDAATNEKFAHKLQFMAELSSWWEGQANHAHTQRIVMVGDLNIAPLPEDVWSHRQMLGVVSHTPVEVAAMERLRKSLDWVDVVRRHHPPPQKLFSWWSYRAHDWAASDRGRRLDHIWTSPSLASSVRAADILKPVRGWDQPSDHVPVTVDFD, encoded by the coding sequence ATGCGCTTGCTGACCTGGAACATCAACTCTGTGCGGTTACGTTTACCGCTATTGCTGCGCCTGGTCGAGAAAGAGCGGCCCGATATCGTCTGTCTGCAAGAAACAAAGACGCCCGACGAATTTTTTCCCCTGGAGCCTTTGCAGCAGCGCGGTTATGTCCATCACGCCATTCGGGGCATGAAGGGATATAACGGCGTGGCCATTTTATCCCTTCATCCTTTGAACTCTATTTTGCATCATGACTGGGCGAACAAGACCGATTGCCGCCATATCAGCGCAATGCTGCAAGACGGCACAGACATTCACTGCGTCTATGTCCCTGCAGGCGGCGATATTCCCGATGCGGCGACCAATGAAAAATTCGCGCATAAACTGCAATTCATGGCGGAGCTTAGCTCATGGTGGGAAGGCCAGGCCAATCATGCCCACACACAGCGTATCGTGATGGTCGGCGATCTCAATATCGCGCCGTTGCCCGAGGATGTTTGGTCGCATCGGCAGATGCTGGGCGTGGTCTCGCACACCCCCGTCGAAGTGGCCGCCATGGAACGCCTGCGCAAAAGCCTGGATTGGGTGGATGTGGTGCGCCGTCACCATCCGCCGCCGCAAAAGCTGTTTTCCTGGTGGAGCTATCGCGCCCATGATTGGGCCGCATCGGACCGAGGCCGCCGCCTGGACCATATATGGACCAGCCCAAGCTTGGCATCATCGGTGCGTGCCGCCGATATACTCAAGCCCGTGCGCGGTTGGGACCAGCCCAGCGATCATGTGCCCGTGACGGTGGATTTTGATTAA